Proteins encoded in a region of the Teredinibacter purpureus genome:
- a CDS encoding alginate export family protein produces MKTSLKLFASTAIAVVVSTPAFASESALETLINESTTKVDFRYRYEGVSQDGIAEDAAANTLRSRLTFKSGTVNDFSFTLEMDDARPLSAENYNTATNGNTAYPVVADPKGTDLNQAYVQYNRGGFTALGGRQRILLDDQRFVGGVGWRQNEQTYDGLTFKYDAGDFKGSYSYVNNVNRIFGPLGSANQAADWNGDVHLVNGAYSLSDKQKVVGFVYSLDFENAAGASSDTIGIRYTGDFDVAKLTASYATQSDAGDNPTAYTTDYYLADLSGKIASKISWNVGVEVLGSDDGNKAFTTPLATLHKWQGWADKFLVTPAGGIEDIYVGVGGKAGRVKLKAVYHTFSNVHTGDDLGSEFDAVAVYPINKKVKAVLKYANYSADTHLSDTSKVWFMVQMSL; encoded by the coding sequence ATGAAAACATCACTCAAACTCTTCGCTAGTACTGCTATTGCCGTAGTTGTATCAACACCCGCTTTCGCGAGTGAATCCGCATTAGAGACTTTGATCAACGAAAGTACGACAAAAGTCGATTTTCGCTATCGTTACGAAGGCGTATCGCAAGATGGAATCGCCGAAGACGCGGCCGCCAATACATTACGTAGCCGCTTAACGTTTAAATCTGGAACTGTAAATGATTTTTCGTTTACGCTCGAGATGGATGATGCTCGCCCTTTAAGCGCTGAAAATTACAACACCGCAACCAATGGTAATACGGCCTACCCAGTTGTAGCAGACCCAAAAGGCACCGATTTAAACCAAGCGTACGTGCAATATAACCGTGGTGGTTTTACCGCGCTAGGTGGCCGTCAAAGAATACTGCTCGACGACCAACGTTTTGTGGGTGGCGTGGGATGGCGACAAAACGAACAAACCTATGATGGTTTAACCTTTAAATACGACGCTGGTGACTTTAAGGGTAGCTATAGTTACGTCAATAACGTAAACCGTATATTTGGCCCACTTGGTTCGGCCAATCAAGCCGCCGACTGGAATGGCGATGTTCATCTCGTGAATGGAGCGTATTCCCTTTCCGACAAACAAAAAGTGGTAGGTTTTGTTTACTCATTAGACTTTGAAAATGCCGCTGGCGCATCAAGCGATACAATAGGTATTCGATATACAGGCGATTTTGACGTCGCAAAACTAACCGCTAGCTATGCCACTCAATCAGACGCGGGCGACAACCCCACCGCCTATACTACTGACTACTATCTTGCCGATTTAAGCGGAAAAATAGCCAGTAAAATTTCGTGGAATGTTGGTGTAGAAGTGCTCGGTAGTGATGACGGTAACAAAGCATTTACAACACCACTGGCCACCTTACACAAATGGCAAGGCTGGGCCGATAAATTTTTAGTAACTCCCGCCGGCGGAATAGAAGACATTTATGTTGGTGTAGGTGGTAAGGCCGGGCGCGTAAAATTAAAAGCCGTTTACCACACGTTTAGTAACGTGCATACCGGTGACGATTTAGGCTCTGAGTTTGATGCTGTTGCGGTTTATCCTATAAACAAAAAAGTGAAAGCGGTTCTTAAGTACGCGAACTACAGTGCAGACACCCACCTAAGTGACACCTCTAAAGTATGGTTTATGGTTCAAATGTCGCTGTAA
- a CDS encoding MFS transporter: MQKSLLFKGANRALLLATIAFGANFSVWILFAVLALELQTTLSLSALELGMLFASPMLTGALLRIPAGFLADKYNPKMLFVLQMLTVVPSLLLLPSAHSLADHMLLGLWIGVSGTSFTFGIRYITDWFERSQQGTAMGIFGAGNAGAALTLAAVPSIVEHLGWATIGPIYATGLLLTAFVFLWLAPTRPAQANKVSYTATPLTLKQIVSTLQIWRFSLYYYFVFGSFLALILWLPQYYVNAYGLSAKQAMAFTLFFAATSSMVRALGGWFADRYGGRSVNWTVFWTCLVCLFFLSYPPTSMTIHGVHSDVLLTIEVNVWVFTALIFVIGIAQGFGRASVYKIINDYYPQQMGSVGGFVAAMGALGGCTLPLAFGLVVDGVGIYSACFMLLYGVLAICMIAMFFAHKSDRFQQRLSQAQSHNFLDSE, from the coding sequence ATGCAAAAAAGTCTGCTGTTCAAAGGTGCCAATCGCGCACTACTACTCGCAACCATTGCCTTTGGTGCCAATTTTTCCGTATGGATATTATTTGCAGTTCTTGCTTTGGAGCTTCAAACAACACTTTCACTTTCTGCACTCGAACTCGGAATGCTCTTTGCGTCGCCTATGCTAACGGGGGCCTTGCTGCGTATCCCCGCAGGTTTTCTGGCAGACAAATACAACCCTAAAATGCTATTTGTGCTTCAAATGTTAACGGTTGTGCCTTCGCTATTACTCTTGCCTTCTGCACACTCACTCGCTGACCATATGTTGCTCGGCCTTTGGATAGGGGTTAGCGGTACATCATTTACCTTTGGTATTCGGTACATCACCGATTGGTTCGAACGTAGCCAACAGGGTACCGCCATGGGCATATTCGGCGCGGGCAATGCCGGTGCCGCCTTAACGCTCGCGGCAGTGCCATCAATTGTCGAACATTTAGGCTGGGCCACCATAGGGCCTATTTACGCCACTGGGCTTTTACTCACTGCTTTTGTGTTTTTATGGCTAGCACCTACTCGGCCTGCGCAAGCCAACAAAGTTAGTTACACCGCTACGCCTCTGACACTAAAACAAATTGTAAGCACCTTACAAATTTGGCGATTCAGCCTCTATTACTACTTTGTATTTGGTAGTTTTTTAGCGTTGATATTGTGGCTTCCACAATATTACGTTAACGCCTACGGCCTATCGGCCAAACAAGCCATGGCCTTCACCCTTTTCTTTGCAGCCACCTCAAGCATGGTACGAGCGTTAGGTGGATGGTTTGCAGACCGGTATGGCGGCCGTTCAGTTAATTGGACGGTATTTTGGACCTGCCTCGTGTGCTTATTTTTTCTGAGTTATCCGCCTACCAGTATGACTATTCACGGGGTGCACAGCGACGTGCTGCTCACTATTGAAGTGAACGTGTGGGTTTTTACCGCACTTATTTTTGTTATCGGTATTGCTCAAGGTTTTGGTCGCGCAAGCGTGTACAAAATTATTAACGATTATTACCCCCAACAAATGGGCTCAGTGGGCGGCTTTGTCGCGGCCATGGGAGCCTTAGGTGGGTGCACACTACCTCTTGCGTTCGGGCTAGTGGTGGATGGAGTAGGTATTTATAGTGCCTGCTTTATGCTGCTGTATGGCGTGCTCGCCATTTGTATGATTGCAATGTTTTTTGCACACAAATCTGACCGCTTTCAACAAAGGCTAAGCCAGGCACAAAGTCATAACTTTTTGGACAGTGAATAA